Genomic segment of Parageobacillus genomosp. 1:
ACTATCCATTGACACGTATGTGCAAAAAGGAAAAGAGTACCGTCAATTGCTAGCGAGCCACAACAAATGAAAGAAAACGCGCTGCTTTTTCAAGGCAGCGCGTTTCCGCTTTTTCGCAGAAAAGCATCACTCCACAATAAAAGGATGGTCGTACACATTATACTCTTCATCTTTTTTCTCGAGTTCATTTCCGTCCATAAACACTGACTCAAAAAAGCGGCTCGCCGGCATGGCCAATTCCTTGTAATAGTCGCTGAACAGCGCCGCGGCATGGCTGCCCATCCATTCGTTCGGCAGCAGCTCCTCCGGCAGGCCCGGATCGATAAAGAGGAACTTGCGGTACTCATGCACGAGCTTCGTCCGCTCGACAAAACATTCGGCGTCGGACATTTCCCCGCGCTGGATTTTATGTTTGTCGATAATGTATTTTTGGCTGTAGACGGAAATAAACTCCTCATATTTTTGATTGATTTCTTCTAAATTCCAGCATTTCTCGACTAACAGCTTATTCGTATGCGGACCGTCATATTGGGCAATAAAAAAATCGACGTACGGTTCAATCTCATATTTATCGATCAGGTCGTACACTTGCTTTTCCAAGTTGTTCGGCGAAATCCAGCAGCTGTTGGAGATCGTGCCAAATCCGCTCCACACGAGCTCTTTGCGCAATTCGTCGCGCACGCTCCGCTTTTCTTCTGGAATCGTATACACTAAAATACGCCACTTGCCGTCCCATTTTTCGGGGCGGATTTTATAAATGCGTTTTGCCGCTTCTTCCATCCGCTTTACTCCACGTTCAGTGAGCGAATAGTAGCTTTTATTGCCGCGTTTTTCCGCTTTGACCCATCCTTGTTTGCTCATGCGCGAAATCGCCGCGCGCACCGCCTGGTCGTTATGGCCAAACTCTTTCAGCAGCCGGATTAAACTGCCGATCCAAATTTCATTGCCATAATGGCGGATGTAATCGCCATAAATCGTAAAAATCATTGATCGCGTATTCATGCTCATGGTCGACACCCTTTATCTTGTTTTCAAGACATAATCGTAACAAATTTTTATAACGTTGACAAGACGAACGGATAAAAAGCGTGAAACAAAAAAAGGAGGCCCGCTAGGCGGGTCACTCCCCGGTAAATTGCGGCGTCCGTTTTTCGCAAAGCACGTTGGCCATCATCACTTCCATACCGTTCCCCTCTTTACTCCTCCGTATTTTCCACGATCGTGGCAATTCCTTGTCCGACGCCGATGCACATCGTCGCCAGGCCGTATTTCACGCCTCGTTTTTTCATTTCATAAATAAGCGTCGTCAAAATGCGGGCGCCGCTGGCACCAAGCGGATGCCCAAGGGCGATCGCGCCGCCGTTGACATTGACCTTCGCGCGGTCTAATTCCAGCTGGCGGATGCATTCGATCGATTGCGAGGCAAACGCTTCGTTCAATTCAACGAGGCCGATGTCATCGATCGCCAAGCCGGCGCGGCGAAGCGCTTTTCTCGTCGCGAAGACCGGACC
This window contains:
- the paaX gene encoding phenylacetic acid degradation operon negative regulatory protein PaaX, with protein sequence MNTRSMIFTIYGDYIRHYGNEIWIGSLIRLLKEFGHNDQAVRAAISRMSKQGWVKAEKRGNKSYYSLTERGVKRMEEAAKRIYKIRPEKWDGKWRILVYTIPEEKRSVRDELRKELVWSGFGTISNSCWISPNNLEKQVYDLIDKYEIEPYVDFFIAQYDGPHTNKLLVEKCWNLEEINQKYEEFISVYSQKYIIDKHKIQRGEMSDAECFVERTKLVHEYRKFLFIDPGLPEELLPNEWMGSHAAALFSDYYKELAMPASRFFESVFMDGNELEKKDEEYNVYDHPFIVE